Proteins from one Chitinophagales bacterium genomic window:
- a CDS encoding HipA family kinase, whose translation MTKLTYQKYRLPVVEALNSFDLFETGTTAPMAIWGVDSDTGERDRFVVKFKKHNRMTPVSSAFEFLGAWMAIEIGLPAAEPVVVNISDDFVSTLLGRDGYKAASQSLGFNFGTRYNSGITQIPQIGFKLNDTMLEQAKLLFAFDLFIQNIDRGHQKPNVGTNGEELFVYDHELAFSFIHQLPFLRSKTPWVLSSAESELYKKHFFYKRLKEEQIDFTAQVDKMDCFNDYFWNEVFTKIPKEFQVDKIKYVISYLKLTLDHRSEFVNSLNKIIAS comes from the coding sequence ATGACTAAACTAACCTATCAAAAATATCGTTTACCAGTAGTTGAGGCGTTAAATTCATTCGATCTATTTGAAACGGGTACAACTGCACCTATGGCTATATGGGGAGTTGATAGTGATACAGGGGAAAGAGATCGCTTTGTTGTGAAATTCAAAAAACACAACCGAATGACCCCAGTTAGTTCGGCATTTGAATTTTTAGGAGCTTGGATGGCAATTGAAATTGGGCTTCCTGCAGCAGAACCTGTAGTAGTTAATATTTCAGATGATTTTGTCAGTACTTTATTGGGGCGAGATGGATACAAGGCGGCAAGTCAAAGCTTAGGGTTTAATTTTGGCACACGTTACAATTCTGGTATTACTCAAATACCACAAATTGGATTTAAGCTTAATGACACAATGTTAGAGCAAGCTAAACTATTGTTTGCTTTTGATTTGTTTATTCAAAACATTGATAGAGGACATCAAAAACCCAATGTTGGAACTAATGGAGAAGAGTTATTCGTATATGATCACGAATTGGCGTTCTCATTCATACATCAACTTCCTTTTTTAAGAAGTAAAACTCCATGGGTTTTATCTTCTGCTGAATCAGAATTATATAAAAAGCACTTTTTCTACAAAAGATTAAAAGAGGAACAAATTGATTTTACAGCACAAGTAGATAAGATGGATTGTTTTAATGACTATTTTTGGAATGAGGTTTTCACTAAAATACCTAAAGAATTTCAAGTGGATAAAATTAAATATGTTATAAGTTATCTTAAACTTACTCTTGACCATAGATCAGAATTTGTTAATTCACTTAATAAAATAATTGCATCATGA
- a CDS encoding DEAD/DEAH box helicase family protein → MNEAETRAELIDPKLKACGWGVAEGSKVLREYQITDGQIQSGGGRGRKIIADYILVHKGIKLAVIEAKSDELEVGEGVMQAKQYAEKLQLETTYSSNGKAIYQICMKTGEEALVTDFLSPEELWNKAFPKTNEPGAELVEAWREKFANVPFEDKSGTWQLRYYQEIAVNNTLEALAKGSERILLTLATGTGKTAIAFQIAWKLFQTRWNLQRDGSRRPRILFLADRNILANQAFNSFSAFPEDALVRINPSEIKKKGRVPTNGSIFFTIFQTFMSGGSTSSPTAFKDEEIDFPEIETKEEAYGYMYILQCADGSFYTGSTKELALRIEQHKNGEGANFTAKNLPIKLVYYETFERIDEAFKREKQIQKWSRAKKIALIKGDIELLKRLSKNKSEQKVGELAEPYFGEYPKDYFDFIIIDECHRGGANDESNWRDILEYFSPAVQLGLTATPKRDDNVDTYKYFGEPVYIYSLKEGINDGFLTPFKVKRIKTTLDDYRYTSDDTIVEGEIEEGKLYEEKDFNRSIEIVERETARVKIFLDEANQNEKTIIFGANQAHAALLRDLVNQYSDSKDPFYCVRVTANDGEEGERLLREFQDNEKTLPTILTTSQKLSTGVDARNIRNIVLLRPVNSMIEFKQIVGRGTRLFDGKEFFTIYDFVDAYKHFNDPEWDGEPLEPEPSGVMEPKEEYQPKESKEPSEPKERKKKIKIKLRNGKEREIKHMVSTSFWSADGKPISAEEFLNNLFGELPKLFKDEEELRKLWSNPLTRKTLLENLDAAGFPKDDLLTLQKLVDMEKSDLYDVLEYVFNGDYIAMTREARAKAAEATIFALLNDKQREFIAFVLSKYVEAGVDELDQEKLPILLTNKYQSLEDAKEILGDVANISRLFIEFQEHLYKENVA, encoded by the coding sequence ATGAACGAAGCAGAAACAAGAGCAGAACTAATTGACCCCAAGCTTAAGGCTTGCGGTTGGGGCGTGGCAGAAGGCTCTAAAGTGCTTCGTGAATACCAGATTACGGATGGTCAAATCCAGTCGGGTGGTGGTCGTGGCAGAAAGATTATTGCAGATTACATATTGGTGCATAAAGGCATCAAGTTGGCCGTAATAGAAGCAAAAAGTGATGAATTGGAAGTGGGCGAAGGCGTGATGCAAGCGAAGCAATATGCCGAGAAACTGCAATTGGAAACCACCTACAGCAGCAACGGAAAAGCCATTTACCAAATCTGCATGAAAACAGGCGAAGAAGCTTTGGTTACAGACTTTCTAAGTCCCGAAGAACTTTGGAACAAAGCATTTCCAAAAACAAACGAACCTGGCGCTGAGCTTGTCGAAGCATGGAGAGAAAAGTTTGCCAATGTTCCTTTTGAAGACAAAAGCGGCACTTGGCAGCTTCGTTATTATCAGGAAATAGCAGTCAATAATACTTTAGAAGCATTGGCAAAAGGCAGTGAACGCATTTTGCTCACCCTTGCCACAGGAACAGGAAAAACGGCCATTGCTTTTCAAATTGCCTGGAAGCTTTTTCAAACTAGATGGAATTTACAACGAGACGGTAGTCGCAGACCAAGAATTTTGTTTTTGGCAGACAGAAATATTTTAGCCAATCAGGCTTTCAATTCCTTTTCCGCTTTTCCCGAAGATGCCTTGGTTCGAATAAACCCCAGCGAGATTAAGAAAAAAGGAAGAGTACCCACCAACGGCAGTATTTTCTTTACCATTTTCCAAACCTTTATGAGCGGGGGTTCGACAAGCTCACCCACCGCTTTCAAAGATGAAGAGATTGATTTTCCTGAAATTGAAACTAAAGAAGAAGCTTATGGATATATGTATATTCTACAATGTGCCGATGGAAGTTTTTATACAGGTAGTACTAAAGAATTAGCTCTAAGAATTGAACAACATAAAAACGGTGAAGGGGCTAATTTTACAGCAAAGAATTTACCTATCAAATTGGTGTACTACGAAACATTTGAGAGAATTGATGAAGCCTTTAAAAGAGAAAAGCAAATTCAAAAATGGAGCCGTGCAAAGAAAATTGCTTTAATCAAAGGCGATATTGAATTACTCAAAAGACTTTCTAAGAATAAATCTGAGCAAAAGGTTGGTGAGCTTGCCGAACCATACTTTGGCGAATATCCAAAAGACTATTTTGATTTTATCATCATTGACGAGTGCCACCGTGGCGGAGCAAATGACGAAAGCAATTGGCGGGATATTTTGGAGTATTTCAGTCCGGCAGTGCAATTGGGTTTAACCGCTACACCCAAACGAGATGATAATGTGGACACCTACAAATACTTTGGCGAGCCTGTTTACATCTATTCGCTAAAAGAAGGCATCAATGATGGTTTCTTAACGCCTTTCAAAGTAAAACGCATCAAAACGACCTTGGACGATTACCGCTACACTTCGGACGATACCATTGTGGAAGGCGAAATTGAAGAAGGTAAGCTCTATGAAGAAAAAGACTTTAACCGCAGCATTGAAATTGTAGAACGTGAAACCGCTCGTGTTAAGATATTCTTAGATGAAGCCAATCAAAACGAAAAGACTATCATTTTCGGAGCGAATCAAGCACACGCAGCATTGCTTCGGGATTTGGTAAATCAATATTCAGATAGTAAGGACCCTTTTTATTGCGTTCGTGTAACCGCTAATGATGGAGAAGAAGGCGAAAGACTGTTGCGTGAATTTCAGGACAATGAAAAAACATTGCCAACTATTCTGACCACTTCGCAAAAACTCTCAACGGGAGTTGATGCACGGAACATTCGAAATATCGTATTGCTTCGTCCTGTCAATTCCATGATTGAATTTAAACAAATCGTTGGCCGTGGCACACGCTTATTTGACGGCAAAGAGTTTTTCACCATTTACGACTTTGTAGATGCCTACAAGCATTTCAACGACCCGGAATGGGACGGAGAACCATTAGAGCCTGAGCCAAGCGGTGTAATGGAACCTAAAGAAGAGTACCAACCGAAGGAATCAAAAGAGCCATCAGAACCAAAGGAGCGTAAGAAGAAAATTAAAATCAAACTGCGAAATGGAAAAGAAAGAGAAATCAAGCACATGGTTTCCACTTCCTTTTGGAGTGCAGACGGCAAACCCATTTCAGCCGAAGAATTTTTGAATAACCTATTTGGAGAACTACCCAAACTGTTCAAAGACGAAGAAGAATTGCGCAAACTATGGAGCAATCCGCTGACCCGAAAAACTTTGTTGGAAAACTTAGATGCAGCAGGCTTTCCCAAAGACGATTTACTGACTTTACAAAAGTTGGTAGATATGGAAAAAAGCGACTTGTATGATGTATTGGAATACGTTTTCAATGGCGACTATATCGCCATGACAAGAGAAGCGCGAGCCAAAGCAGCCGAAGCGACCATTTTTGCATTGCTAAATGACAAACAAAGAGAATTTATCGCATTCGTCTTGAGCAAATACGTTGAAGCAGGCGTGGACGAACTCGACCAGGAGAAATTACCAATCCTGCTGACAAACAAGTATCAATCATTGGAAGACGCAAAAGAAATATTGGGAGACGTGGCAAACATCAGCCGACTTTTTATAGAGTTTCAGGAGCATTTGTATAAAGAGAATGTTGCATAA
- a CDS encoding type II toxin-antitoxin system death-on-curing family toxin, translated as MDFNYFTAEYAIRIHDKIIDISGGRAGIKDYGNIESPLTHIQNDDYYPTFEEKLNHIVFSFNKFHAFNDGNKRTSIAMGAFFLEVNGLDAFVDKFIIEMENIAVTVADNFIDKDLLFEVIYSIINEVDYNEQLKLKIINALSQVNPDEEQLNIGVEFYKDLF; from the coding sequence ATGGACTTCAATTACTTTACAGCTGAATATGCTATCAGAATTCATGATAAAATCATTGATATATCAGGAGGCCGCGCTGGCATAAAAGATTATGGTAATATAGAGAGTCCGTTAACCCATATACAGAACGATGATTACTATCCAACTTTTGAAGAAAAGCTAAATCACATTGTGTTTTCATTTAATAAGTTCCATGCTTTTAATGATGGGAATAAAAGAACGTCTATCGCTATGGGGGCATTTTTTTTGGAGGTTAATGGTTTAGATGCTTTTGTAGATAAATTCATCATAGAAATGGAAAATATTGCTGTTACAGTTGCAGATAATTTCATTGATAAGGACTTGTTATTTGAAGTTATATATTCGATAATTAATGAAGTAGATTATAATGAGCAGCTAAAGCTTAAAATCATTAATGCTTTGAGCCAGGTAAATCCTGATGAAGAGCAATTAAATATTGGTGTCGAATTCTACAAAGATCTATTTTAA
- the rhuM gene encoding RhuM family protein, whose product MKDEIILYRPDELAEHIEVRIDEKSETIWLTQQQIADLFGTQRPAITKHLGNIFKSGELDENVVSSILEHTTQHGAIKGKTQSIRVKYYSIDAVLSVGYRVNSVRATQFRIWATRVLKNYLLKGYAINNRMNRFEDQVESLKNKVDQIGLQISTHQIPTQGVFFDGQVFDAYELASKIIRSAKERIVLIDNYINESTLTHLAKKKKGVQVHFLKWKQNRWAVL is encoded by the coding sequence GTGAAAGACGAAATCATTTTATACCGCCCGGATGAACTTGCCGAGCATATTGAGGTAAGAATTGATGAAAAATCAGAAACGATTTGGCTGACACAACAACAAATAGCCGACTTGTTTGGAACCCAGCGCCCTGCAATTACAAAGCATTTAGGCAATATTTTCAAGTCGGGCGAACTTGACGAAAATGTGGTTAGTTCCATTTTGGAACATACCACTCAACACGGGGCAATCAAAGGGAAAACTCAGAGCATTAGAGTAAAGTATTACAGCATTGATGCAGTATTATCAGTAGGCTATAGAGTAAATTCTGTTCGTGCAACCCAATTCCGTATTTGGGCAACCCGGGTTCTGAAAAACTATTTATTAAAAGGTTATGCCATTAACAACCGGATGAACCGCTTTGAAGACCAAGTAGAAAGTTTGAAAAATAAAGTAGATCAAATAGGCCTACAAATCAGTACCCACCAAATCCCTACACAAGGTGTATTTTTTGACGGACAAGTGTTTGATGCCTATGAGTTGGCATCCAAGATTATTCGTTCGGCCAAAGAAAGAATTGTGCTGATTGATAATTACATAAACGAAAGTACTTTGACCCATTTGGCCAAAAAGAAAAAAGGAGTGCAGGTACATTTTCTAAAATGGAAGCAAAATCGGTGGGCAGTATTATGA
- a CDS encoding N-6 DNA methylase, with product MFEQTFKNIDDILHKDAGCGSELDYVEQTSWVLFLKYLDDLERDRATSAELTGKTYTPIIDQEYQWSVWAMPLRQAQGPNARTRMKDGELVEPDHNALTGDDLLDFVNGKLFPYLKKFKLSAENADTIEYKIGEIFSELKNRIQSGYNLREVINRIDELRFRTHAEKHEMSHLYEDKIKNMGNAGRNGGEYYTPRPLITTIVKVVAPKIGDKIYDGAAGSAGFLCEAFDYLKSGPSTGSGSGLSTREWETLQKRTFYGKEKKSLAYIIGIMNMILHGVEAPNIIHTNTLAENLADIQEKDRYDVVLANPPFGGKERAEVQQNFPIKTGETASLFLQHFIKILKAGGKAGVVIKNTFLSNTDNASIALRKELLQNCNLHTVLDLPGGTFTGAGVKTVVLFFEKGKPTQKVWFYQLNPGRNLGKTNPLNEKDLEEFLALSLSKGDSEKSWKVNIKDVDQSTFDLSVKNPNTPEADPLRQPQEILEEMKALDEESALIMDNLQLIIGK from the coding sequence ATGTTTGAACAGACTTTTAAAAATATAGATGACATACTCCACAAAGACGCAGGTTGTGGAAGTGAATTGGATTATGTCGAACAGACCTCTTGGGTATTGTTCCTGAAATATTTGGACGACTTGGAGCGTGACCGTGCCACTTCTGCCGAACTCACAGGAAAAACCTATACGCCCATTATTGACCAGGAATACCAATGGAGTGTTTGGGCAATGCCCCTTCGACAGGCTCAGGGGCCGAATGCAAGAACGAGAATGAAGGATGGTGAGCTTGTCGAACCAGACCACAACGCTCTGACAGGAGACGACCTTTTGGACTTTGTGAACGGCAAATTGTTTCCCTACCTGAAAAAATTCAAACTTTCTGCCGAGAATGCCGACACGATTGAATACAAGATTGGCGAGATTTTCAGCGAACTGAAAAACCGCATCCAAAGTGGCTACAACTTACGTGAAGTAATCAACCGTATTGACGAATTGCGTTTCCGTACTCATGCAGAGAAGCACGAAATGAGCCATCTGTATGAAGACAAAATAAAAAACATGGGCAATGCAGGGCGAAACGGTGGTGAATACTACACACCCCGACCGCTTATTACCACCATTGTAAAAGTGGTGGCACCAAAAATTGGCGATAAAATTTATGACGGTGCAGCAGGTTCTGCGGGCTTTCTTTGCGAAGCATTCGACTATCTGAAATCCGGCCCTTCGACAGGCTCAGGGTCCGGCCTTTCTACCAGGGAATGGGAAACTTTGCAAAAACGCACCTTTTACGGCAAGGAGAAAAAATCATTGGCGTACATCATTGGCATCATGAACATGATTTTGCACGGTGTGGAAGCACCCAATATCATACACACCAACACGCTTGCCGAAAACCTGGCCGACATACAAGAAAAAGACCGCTATGATGTGGTGCTGGCCAATCCACCTTTTGGTGGAAAGGAACGTGCCGAAGTACAACAAAACTTCCCGATTAAAACAGGCGAAACCGCTTCGCTTTTTTTGCAACACTTCATCAAAATTTTAAAAGCAGGCGGCAAGGCAGGTGTGGTCATTAAAAATACCTTTTTGAGCAATACCGATAATGCGAGCATTGCTTTACGAAAAGAATTATTGCAAAATTGCAATCTGCATACTGTCTTGGATTTACCGGGTGGGACCTTTACCGGTGCAGGGGTAAAAACTGTAGTGCTGTTTTTCGAAAAAGGAAAACCTACACAAAAGGTTTGGTTTTACCAGTTGAACCCGGGACGTAATTTGGGCAAGACCAATCCACTTAATGAAAAGGATTTGGAAGAGTTTCTTGCCCTGAGCTTGTCGAAGGGGGATAGCGAAAAATCCTGGAAGGTAAACATCAAGGATGTTGACCAAAGCACCTTTGACCTGAGCGTAAAAAACCCAAATACGCCAGAAGCTGATCCACTTCGCCAACCGCAGGAAATTTTGGAAGAGATGAAAGCTTTGGATGAAGAAAGTGCTTTGATAATGGATAATTTACAATTGATAATTGGCAAGTAG
- a CDS encoding restriction endonuclease subunit S, whose amino-acid sequence MKQGWEIKQLGDVCGFVRGPFGGSLKKSIFKKSGYAVYEQQHAIYNQFSEIRYFVDENKFKEMKRFELKPNDLIMSCSGTMGKVAIVPAGIKKGIINQALLKLTCSGKLNVEYLKLWMDSPQFTKELQKNTVGAAIKNVASVKILKTIPIPLPALPEQQRIVSILDECFAAIAKAKANAEQNLKNAKELFESYLQGVFDPSTRSRQGQSDGWKEKKLGEVAEYDKNQSIHKGLPYVGLEHIESNSGKFLGSLEPQEVKSSTFHFDEHHVLYGRLRPYLNKVLLPDFEGHCSTEIFPIKVQKEILREFLFYWLIASSTVKKINATWTGARMPRANMNQVLEFDFAFPSLKEQQTIVRQLDTLRAETQKLEAVYQKKMDDLEELKKSILQKAFAGELPLRQAGLETEKATESLKA is encoded by the coding sequence ATGAAGCAGGGTTGGGAAATAAAGCAATTAGGAGATGTCTGTGGGTTTGTTCGAGGTCCTTTCGGTGGTAGCTTGAAAAAAAGCATTTTTAAAAAGTCAGGTTATGCTGTTTATGAGCAACAACATGCTATTTATAATCAGTTTTCGGAAATACGATACTTTGTAGATGAAAATAAGTTTAAAGAGATGAAACGCTTTGAACTTAAACCGAATGACTTAATTATGAGCTGCTCAGGAACAATGGGTAAAGTAGCTATAGTTCCTGCAGGGATTAAGAAAGGCATAATTAATCAGGCTCTACTTAAACTTACTTGTAGTGGAAAGCTTAATGTTGAATATCTCAAACTTTGGATGGATAGTCCGCAATTTACAAAAGAACTTCAGAAGAACACTGTAGGAGCTGCTATAAAAAATGTAGCATCAGTAAAAATTTTAAAAACAATTCCAATCCCACTCCCTGCCCTCCCCGAACAACAACGCATTGTTTCTATTTTAGACGAGTGCTTTGCCGCCATTGCCAAGGCAAAAGCCAATGCCGAACAAAACCTTAAAAACGCGAAAGAACTTTTTGAAAGCTATTTGCAGGGGGTGTTTGACCCTTCGACACGCTCAAGGCAAGGACAGAGTGATGGATGGAAAGAGAAGAAGTTGGGGGAAGTTGCTGAATATGATAAGAATCAAAGCATTCACAAAGGATTGCCTTATGTTGGATTAGAACACATCGAATCAAATTCAGGAAAATTCTTAGGAAGTTTAGAACCTCAAGAAGTAAAAAGTTCAACATTCCATTTTGATGAACATCACGTTCTTTATGGGCGTTTGCGACCTTATTTAAATAAAGTGCTGTTACCCGACTTTGAAGGTCATTGCTCTACTGAAATTTTCCCCATAAAAGTTCAAAAAGAAATACTTAGAGAGTTTCTATTCTATTGGTTAATAGCTAGTTCAACAGTTAAAAAGATAAACGCAACTTGGACAGGAGCAAGAATGCCGAGAGCAAATATGAATCAAGTTTTAGAGTTTGATTTTGCATTTCCATCACTTAAAGAACAACAAACCATCGTACGCCAATTAGATACTCTGCGAGCCGAAACACAAAAGTTGGAAGCGGTGTATCAAAAGAAAATGGATGATTTGGAAGAGCTAAAAAAGAGTATTTTGCAAAAGGCGTTTGCGGGGGAGTTGCCTTTACGGCAGGCGGGGTTGGAAACTGAAAAGGCTACAGAATCATTGAAAGCATGA
- a CDS encoding DUF3037 domain-containing protein, which produces MKKYQYQLIRYVHDHFTGEFVNVGVILYSKENQFLACKTIRKYHRITQMFPEANGRWVIRLLNYLEQKINADKAKLQELFSLPDQIESITNGVLNNDNNAIRMSECKLGLDIDLDAALSGLFSQVVEKYYLGNEDKTRLSDDEVWKKKYKQYFEKYGIESKLSTHEVSVPNDILSFDKSWKNEIWHSYEPLSFELKKKDSIKEKVYKWAGKIQALKQLNEPLHISFLTSINPRHKELMGFIHEYLKSTDSNLGVEVVTEDQAENFAIEIKKQMERHDQGD; this is translated from the coding sequence ATGAAAAAGTATCAATATCAGCTTATACGATATGTGCATGACCACTTTACGGGTGAGTTTGTAAATGTTGGTGTGATTTTATATAGCAAAGAAAATCAGTTTCTTGCATGCAAGACAATTCGCAAATATCATAGAATAACCCAAATGTTTCCTGAAGCAAATGGGCGGTGGGTTATTAGGCTTTTGAATTATTTAGAACAAAAAATTAATGCTGATAAAGCTAAGCTTCAAGAATTGTTTAGTCTGCCAGACCAGATTGAATCTATAACCAATGGCGTTTTAAATAATGACAATAATGCCATAAGAATGTCCGAATGCAAATTAGGGCTAGATATTGATCTGGATGCTGCTCTTTCAGGTTTGTTTTCGCAAGTAGTTGAAAAATATTATTTGGGAAATGAAGATAAAACACGATTAAGTGATGATGAAGTTTGGAAAAAAAAATACAAACAATATTTTGAAAAATATGGTATAGAGTCGAAATTAAGCACACATGAAGTTTCTGTTCCAAATGATATTTTGTCATTTGATAAGTCCTGGAAAAATGAAATATGGCACAGTTATGAACCATTGTCTTTTGAGTTAAAGAAAAAAGACAGCATTAAAGAGAAGGTGTATAAATGGGCAGGAAAAATCCAGGCACTCAAACAATTAAACGAACCACTGCATATTTCTTTTCTTACTTCTATAAATCCTAGGCATAAGGAGTTAATGGGTTTTATCCATGAGTATCTTAAATCTACAGACAGCAACTTAGGGGTTGAGGTGGTTACAGAAGACCAGGCCGAAAATTTTGCAATAGAAATAAAAAAGCAAATGGAACGGCACGATCAAGGAGATTAA
- a CDS encoding four helix bundle suffix domain-containing protein has translation MSDKDKNTEGFIPIHGGYRNLFSYQKAEIIYDGTVYFTNRFFHKYDRTVGQMVQAARSGKQNIAEASMASGTSKATEIKLTNVARASLEELLIDYEDFLRTKKLPIWEKGHRLVARMRELNKSTPKPTYETFKKAIEHENPEICANAMITLITITTYLLKQQIKQLEAAFLKEGGLRERMTKARIEVRKKKK, from the coding sequence ATGAGCGATAAAGATAAAAATACCGAAGGTTTTATCCCCATCCATGGTGGTTATCGCAATCTGTTCAGTTATCAGAAGGCGGAGATCATCTATGATGGCACGGTATATTTTACCAATCGTTTTTTTCATAAGTACGACCGCACGGTCGGGCAAATGGTGCAGGCAGCACGCAGTGGTAAGCAAAACATAGCAGAAGCCAGCATGGCCTCCGGCACATCGAAAGCAACAGAAATCAAACTCACCAATGTAGCACGTGCCAGTTTGGAAGAACTGCTCATAGATTATGAAGATTTTCTAAGAACAAAAAAGTTGCCCATCTGGGAAAAAGGCCACCGTTTGGTAGCCCGCATGCGTGAGCTTAACAAAAGCACTCCCAAACCAACTTACGAAACATTTAAAAAAGCCATTGAGCATGAAAATCCAGAGATTTGTGCCAATGCTATGATAACTTTAATAACAATTACTACTTATCTGCTAAAACAGCAGATAAAGCAATTGGAAGCCGCTTTCCTAAAAGAAGGCGGTTTACGTGAACGAATGACAAAAGCGAGAATAGAAGTAAGAAAGAAGAAAAAGTAA
- a CDS encoding DNA-binding protein, which yields MSKDLTNSSIDRKNILNNNLAIQEVYEQVGFYGIKFDGKYRFTRQQLASYFEVDIRTIERIVESNKAELEQSGYEIYTGNKLRQFKEGIADFLRIAKEKTDVSDMHVGDIIQLYDGELDSLLKAPQLSVFTYKAFLNVGMLLTASEKAQKLRSAILDIVIDVLNKKIGGKTKYINQREEEFLPSAIREYNYRQEFTNALDYYIVENKFKYGQLTDKIYKSIFKENAKEYRQILKLNSKESVRSTMYSEVLDLIAGYENGYANFLKNEFEEKGTKISLSEAHILFRKYEDLTESTLIPLREKARSLMASRDLVFREALHEKLKDYINEVSPDDYDKFLGERSMDLEKRLEDNKEVFKRLKDR from the coding sequence ATGAGTAAAGATTTAACAAATTCCAGTATTGATCGAAAGAATATTCTAAATAATAACCTTGCCATTCAGGAGGTCTATGAACAAGTAGGTTTTTACGGGATTAAATTCGATGGAAAATATCGGTTTACTCGTCAGCAGTTGGCTTCATATTTTGAAGTAGATATAAGAACCATTGAGCGGATTGTAGAAAGTAATAAGGCCGAATTGGAGCAAAGTGGTTATGAAATATATACTGGAAACAAACTTCGTCAATTTAAAGAGGGTATTGCTGATTTTTTGCGGATCGCCAAGGAAAAGACGGATGTCTCCGACATGCATGTCGGAGACATCATCCAATTGTATGATGGTGAACTAGATAGCTTGTTAAAAGCACCTCAATTATCGGTGTTTACTTACAAAGCATTTTTAAATGTGGGGATGCTATTAACTGCTTCAGAGAAAGCTCAAAAGTTACGCTCAGCTATACTGGATATAGTTATTGATGTTTTGAACAAAAAAATAGGAGGTAAAACAAAATACATCAACCAAAGAGAAGAAGAGTTTCTGCCAAGTGCAATCCGTGAATATAACTACAGGCAAGAGTTTACCAATGCTTTAGATTATTACATAGTGGAAAATAAATTTAAATATGGACAATTAACCGATAAGATTTACAAAAGTATATTTAAAGAGAATGCCAAAGAGTACAGACAGATTTTAAAATTGAATTCAAAAGAAAGTGTGCGTAGTACAATGTACTCAGAAGTTCTCGATTTAATTGCCGGATATGAAAATGGATATGCAAATTTTCTAAAGAATGAATTTGAGGAGAAGGGGACTAAAATATCTCTATCAGAAGCTCATATTTTGTTTAGAAAATATGAAGATTTAACAGAGTCAACCTTAATTCCTTTGCGGGAAAAAGCAAGAAGCCTAATGGCCAGCCGTGATTTGGTTTTTAGAGAAGCTTTACACGAGAAATTGAAAGACTACATTAATGAAGTAAGTCCTGATGATTATGATAAATTTCTGGGGGAACGTAGCATGGATTTAGAAAAGCGGCTGGAAGACAACAAGGAAGTTTTTAAACGCTTAAAAGATAGATAG